In Mus musculus strain 129X1/SvJ chromosome 17 genomic contig, GRCm38.p6 alternate locus group 129X1/SvJ 129X1/SVJ_MMCHR17_CTG2, the following proteins share a genomic window:
- the Agpat1 gene encoding 1-acyl-sn-glycerol-3-phosphate acyltransferase alpha precursor: MELWPGAWTALLLLLLLLLSTLWFCSSSAKYFFKMAFYNGWILFLAILAIPVCAVRGRNVENMKILRLLLLHVKYLYGIRVEVRGAHHFPPTQPYVVVSNHQSSLDLLGMMEVLPDRCVPIAKRELLWAGSAGLACWLAGIIFIDRKRTGDAISVMSEVAQTLLTQDVRVWVFPEGTRNHNGSMLPFKRGAFHLAVQAQVPIIPIVMSSYQDFYSKKERRFTSPGRCQVRVLPPVSTEGLTPDDVPALADSVRHSMLTIFREISTDGLGGGDCLKKPGGAGEARL, translated from the exons ATGGAGCTGTGGCCCGGGGCCTGGAcggcgctgctgctgctgctgctcctgctgctgtccACCCTGTGGTTCTGCAGCTCCAGTGCCAAGTATTTCTTTAAGATGGCCTTCTACAACGGCTGGATCCTCTTCCTGGCGATCCTCGCAATCCCCGTGTGTGCTGTGCGAGGGCGCAATGTCGAGAACATGAA GATCTTGCGTCTGCTGCTGCTCCACGTCAAATACCTGTATGGGATCCGAGTGGAGGTGCGCGGGGCTCACCACTTCCCTCCCACGCAGCCCTACGTGGTTGTGTCCAACCACCAGAGTTCCCTCGACCTGCTTG gAATGATGGAGGTCCTGCCAGATCGTTGTGTGCCCATTGCCAAGCGTGAGCTACTATGGGCTGGCTCTGCTGGGCTGGCCTGCTGGCTGGCAGGAATCATCTTCATTGACCGGAAACGCACAGGGGACGCCATCAGTGTCATGTCCGAGGTGGCTCAGACCTTGCTCACCCAGGAT GTGAGAGTCTGGGTTTTTCCTGAAGGAACAAGAAACCACAATGGCTCCATGCTGCCCTTCAAACGAGGCGCCTTCCACCTTGCAGTACAGGCCCAG GTCCCCATCATCCCCATCGTCATGTCCTCCTATCAAGACTTCTACTCCAAAAAGGAAAGACGCTTCACCTCGCCTG GACGTTGTCAGGTGCGGGTGCTGCCTCCAGTGTCCACAGAAGGGCTGACACCAGATGACGTCCCAGCTCTGGCAGACAGCGTCCGGCACTCCATGCTCACCATCTTCCGGGAGATCTCCACTGACGGCCTGGGTGGTGGCGACTGTCTGAAGAAGCCTGGGGGAGCGGGCGAAGCCCGGCTCTGA
- the Ager gene encoding advanced glycosylation end product-specific receptor isoform c precursor (isoform c precursor is encoded by transcript variant 3), whose product MPAGTAARAWVLVLALWGAVAGGQNITARIGEPLVLSCKGAPKKPPQQLEWKLVLSPQGGPWDSVARILPNGSLLLPATGIVDEGTFRCRATNRRGKEVKSNYRVRVYQIPGKPEIVDPASELTASVPNKVGTCVSEGSYPAGTLSWHLDGKLLIPDGKETLVKEETRRHPETGLFTLRSELTVIPTQGGTHPTFSCSFSLGLPRRRPLNTAPIQLRVREPGPPEGIQLLVEPEGGIVAPGGTVTLTCAISAQPPPQVHWIKDGAPLPLAPSPVLLLPEVGHEDEGTYSCVATHPSHGPQESPPVSIRVTGSVGESGLGTLALALGILGGLGVVALLVGAILWRKRQPRREERKAPESQEDEEERAELNQSEEAEMPENGAGGP is encoded by the exons ATGCCAGCGGGGACAGCAGCTAGAGCCTGGGTGCTGGTTCTTGCTCTATGGG GAGCTGTAGCTGGTGGTCAGAACATCACAGCCCGGATTGGAGAGCCACTTGTGCTAAGCTGTAAGGGGGCCCCTAAGAAGCCGCCCCAGCAGCTAGAATGGAAACTG GTCCTCTCTCCCCAGGGAGGCCCCTGGGACAGCGTGGCTCGAATCCTCCCCAATGGTTCCCTCCTCCTTCCAGCCACTGGAATTGTCGATGAGGGGACTTTCCGGTGTCGGGCAACTAACAGGCGAGGGAAGGAGGTCAAGTCCAACTACCGAGTCCGAGTCTACC AGATTCCTGGGAAGCCAGAAATTGTGGATCCTGCCTCTGAACTCACAGCCAGTGTCCCTAATAAG GTGGGGACATGTGTGTCTGAGGGAAGCTACCCTGCAGGGACCCTTAGCTGGCACTTAGATGGGAAACTTCTGATTCCCGATGGCAAAG AAACACTCGTGAAGGAAGAGACCAGGAGACACCCTGAGACGGGACTCTTTACACTGCGGTCAGAGCTGACAGTGATCCCCACCCAAGGAGGAACCCATCCTACCTTCTCCTGCAGTTTCAGCCTGGGCCTTCCCCGGCGCAGACCCCTGAACACAGCCCCCATCCAACTCCGAGTCAGGG AGCCTGGGCCTCCAGAGGGCATTCAGCTGTTGGTTGAGCCTGAAGGTGGAATAGTCGCTCCTGGTGGGACTGTGACCTTGACCTGTGCCATCTCTGCCCAGCCCCCTCCTCAGGTCCACTGGATAAAGGAT GGTGCACCCTTGCCCCTGGCTCCCAGCCCTGTGCTGCTCCTCCCTGAGGTGGGGCACGAGGATGAGGGCACCTATAGCTGCGTGGCCACCCACCCTAGCCACGGACCTCAGGAAAGCCCTCCTGTCAGCATCAGGGTCACAG GCTCTGTGGGTGAGTCTGGGCTGGGTACGCTAGCCCTGGCCTTGGGGATCCTGGGAGGCCTGGGAGTAGTAGCCCTGCTCGTCGGGGCTATCCTGTGGCGAAAACGACAACCCAGGCGTGAGGAGAG GAAGGCCCCGGAAAgccaggaggatgaggaggaacgtGCAGAGCTGAATCAGTCAGAGGAAGCGGAGATGCCAGAGAATGGTGCCGGGGGACCGTAA
- the Rnf5 gene encoding E3 ubiquitin-protein ligase RNF5, translating to MAAAEEEDGGPEGPNRERGGASATFECNICLETAREAVVSVCGHLYCWPCLHQWLETRPDRQECPVCKAGISREKVVPLYGRGSQKPQDPRLKTPPRPQGQRPAPESRGGFQPFGDAGGFHFSFGVGAFPFGFFTTVFNAHEPFRRGAGVDLGQGHPASSWQDSLFLFLAIFFFFWLLSI from the exons ATGGCAGCAGCGGAGGAAGAAGACGGGGGCCCCGAAGGGCCAAATCGCGAGCGGGGCGGGGCGAGCGCGACCTTCGAATGTAATATATGTCTGGAGACAGCTCGCGAAGCTGTGGTCAGCGTGTGTGGCCACCTGTATTG TTGGCCCTGTCTTCACCAG TGGCTGGAGACCCGGCCAGACCGGCAAGAATGCCCGGTGTGTAAAGCTGGCATCAGCAGGGAGAAGGTCGTCCCTCTTTATGGGCGAGGGAGCCAGAAGCCACAGGATCCCAG atTGAAAACTCCACCCCGCCCTCAGGGCCAGCGACCAGCTCCAGAGAGCAGAGGG GGGTTCCAGCCATTTGGTGATGCCGGGGGATTCCACTTCTCCTTTGGTGTCGGTGCCTTCCCCTTTGGCTTTTTCACCACCGTGTTCAATGCCCATGAACCTTTCAGAAGAGGCGCAG GTGTGGATCTGGGACAGGGTCACCCAGCCTCCAGCTGGCAAGATTCCCTATTCCTGTTCCtcgccatctttttctttttctggctgCTCAGTATTTGA
- the Ager gene encoding advanced glycosylation end product-specific receptor isoform a precursor (isoform a precursor is encoded by transcript variant 1): MPAGTAARAWVLVLALWGAVAGGQNITARIGEPLVLSCKGAPKKPPQQLEWKLNTGRTEAWKVLSPQGGPWDSVARILPNGSLLLPATGIVDEGTFRCRATNRRGKEVKSNYRVRVYQIPGKPEIVDPASELTASVPNKVGTCVSEGSYPAGTLSWHLDGKLLIPDGKETLVKEETRRHPETGLFTLRSELTVIPTQGGTHPTFSCSFSLGLPRRRPLNTAPIQLRVREPGPPEGIQLLVEPEGGIVAPGGTVTLTCAISAQPPPQVHWIKDGAPLPLAPSPVLLLPEVGHEDEGTYSCVATHPSHGPQESPPVSIRVTETGDEGPAEGSVGESGLGTLALALGILGGLGVVALLVGAILWRKRQPRREERKAPESQEDEEERAELNQSEEAEMPENGAGGP; the protein is encoded by the exons ATGCCAGCGGGGACAGCAGCTAGAGCCTGGGTGCTGGTTCTTGCTCTATGGG GAGCTGTAGCTGGTGGTCAGAACATCACAGCCCGGATTGGAGAGCCACTTGTGCTAAGCTGTAAGGGGGCCCCTAAGAAGCCGCCCCAGCAGCTAGAATGGAAACTG aacacaggaagaactgaagcTTGGAAGGTCCTCTCTCCCCAGGGAGGCCCCTGGGACAGCGTGGCTCGAATCCTCCCCAATGGTTCCCTCCTCCTTCCAGCCACTGGAATTGTCGATGAGGGGACTTTCCGGTGTCGGGCAACTAACAGGCGAGGGAAGGAGGTCAAGTCCAACTACCGAGTCCGAGTCTACC AGATTCCTGGGAAGCCAGAAATTGTGGATCCTGCCTCTGAACTCACAGCCAGTGTCCCTAATAAG GTGGGGACATGTGTGTCTGAGGGAAGCTACCCTGCAGGGACCCTTAGCTGGCACTTAGATGGGAAACTTCTGATTCCCGATGGCAAAG AAACACTCGTGAAGGAAGAGACCAGGAGACACCCTGAGACGGGACTCTTTACACTGCGGTCAGAGCTGACAGTGATCCCCACCCAAGGAGGAACCCATCCTACCTTCTCCTGCAGTTTCAGCCTGGGCCTTCCCCGGCGCAGACCCCTGAACACAGCCCCCATCCAACTCCGAGTCAGGG AGCCTGGGCCTCCAGAGGGCATTCAGCTGTTGGTTGAGCCTGAAGGTGGAATAGTCGCTCCTGGTGGGACTGTGACCTTGACCTGTGCCATCTCTGCCCAGCCCCCTCCTCAGGTCCACTGGATAAAGGAT GGTGCACCCTTGCCCCTGGCTCCCAGCCCTGTGCTGCTCCTCCCTGAGGTGGGGCACGAGGATGAGGGCACCTATAGCTGCGTGGCCACCCACCCTAGCCACGGACCTCAGGAAAGCCCTCCTGTCAGCATCAGGGTCACAG AAACCGGCGATGAGGGGCCAGCTGAAG GCTCTGTGGGTGAGTCTGGGCTGGGTACGCTAGCCCTGGCCTTGGGGATCCTGGGAGGCCTGGGAGTAGTAGCCCTGCTCGTCGGGGCTATCCTGTGGCGAAAACGACAACCCAGGCGTGAGGAGAG GAAGGCCCCGGAAAgccaggaggatgaggaggaacgtGCAGAGCTGAATCAGTCAGAGGAAGCGGAGATGCCAGAGAATGGTGCCGGGGGACCGTAA
- the Pbx2 gene encoding pre-B-cell leukemia transcription factor 2 produces MDERLLGPPPPGGGRGGLGLVGAEPGGPGEPPGGGDPGGGSGGVPGGRGKQDIGDILQQIMTITDQSLDEAQAKKHALNCHRMKPALFSVLCEIKEKTGLSIRSSQEEEPVDPQLMRLDNMLLAEGVAGPEKGGGSAAAAAAAAASGGGVSPDNSIEHSDYRSKLAQIRHIYHSELEKYEQACNEFTTHVMNLLREQSRTRPVAPKEMERMVSIIHRKFSAIQMQLKQSTCEAVMILRSRFLDARRKRRNFSKQATEVLNEYFYSHLSNPYPSEEAKEELAKKCGITVSQVSNWFGNKRIRYKKNIGKFQEEANIYAVKTAVSVAQGGHSRTSSPTPPSSAGSGGSFNLSGSGDMFLGMPGLNGDSYPASQVESLRHSMGPGSYGDNIGGGQIYSPREIRANGGWQEAVTPSSVTSPTEGPGSVHSDTSN; encoded by the exons ATGGACGAGCGGCTGCTGGGGCCGCCTCCTCCGGGCGGGGGCCGTGGGGGTCTGGGGCTGGTAGGTGCGGAGCCCGGGGGCCCTGGCGAGCCTCCCGGTGGCGGAGACCCCGGTGGGGGAAGTGGGGGGGTCCCGGGAGGCCGAGGGAAGCAAGACATCGGGGACATTCTGCAACAGATAATGACCATCACGGACCAGAGCCTGGACGAGGCCCAGGCCAA GAAACATGCCCTAAACTGTCACCGAATGAAACCTGCCCTGTTTAGTGTCCTGTGTGAAATCAAGGAGAAAACTG GCCTTAGCATTCGGAGCTCCCAAGAGGAGGAGCCCGTGGACCCACAGCTGATGCGCCTGGACAACATGCTTCTGGCAGAAGGTGTGGCTGGACCCGAGAAAGGGGGCGGCTCCGCAGCAGCTGCTGCAGCTGCCGCAGCCTCCGGTGGTGGCGTATCCCCGGACAACTCCATCGAACACTCAGACTATCGCAGCAAGCTTGCCCAGATCCGCCACATCTACCACTCAGAGCTGGAGAAGTATGAGCAG GCATGCAATGAGTTCACAACTCACGTCATGAACCTGCTGAGGGAGCAGAGCCGCACTCGCCCGGTCGCCCCCAAGGAGATGGAGCGCATGGTTAGCATCATCCATCGAAAGTTCAGCGCCATTCAGATGCAGCTGAAGCAAAGCACCTGTGAGGCCGTCATGATCCTGCGTTCTCGCTTCCTGGATGCCAG ACGGAAACGCCGGAACTTCAGCAAACAGGCCACTGAGGTCCTGAATGAGTATTTCTACTCCCACCTGAGCAACCCTTACCCTAGTGAGGAGGCCAAAGAGGAGCTTGCCAAGAAGTGTGGCATCACCGTCTCTCAG GTTTCCAACTGGTTCGGTAACAAGCGAATTCGCTACAAGAAGAATATTGGGAAGTTCCAAGAGGAGGCGAACATCTATGCTGTGAAGACAGCCGTGTCAGTTGCCCAGGGGGGCCACAGCCGCACCAGCTCTCCAACGCCCCCTTCCTCTGCAG GCTCTGGCGGCTCTTTCAATCTCTCAGGATCCGGAGACATGTTTCTGGGGATGCCCGGGCTCAATGGCGATTCCTACCCTGCTTCCCAG GTGGAATCACTCCGACACTCGATGGGGCCGGGGAGCTACGGGGATAACATTGGGGGAGGTCAGATATACAGTCCTCGAGAAATTCGG GCCAATGGTGGCTGGCAGGAGGCTGTGACCCCGTCCTCGGTGACATCCCCGACAGAGGGACCAGGAAGTGTTCACTCTGACACCTCCAACTGA
- the Ager gene encoding advanced glycosylation end product-specific receptor isoform d (isoform d is encoded by transcript variant 4), with protein METATGIVDEGTFRCRATNRRGKEVKSNYRVRVYQIPGKPEIVDPASELTASVPNKVGTCVSEGSYPAGTLSWHLDGKLLIPDGKETLVKEETRRHPETGLFTLRSELTVIPTQGGTHPTFSCSFSLGLPRRRPLNTAPIQLRVREPGPPEGIQLLVEPEGGIVAPGGTVTLTCAISAQPPPQVHWIKDGAPLPLAPSPVLLLPEVGHEDEGTYSCVATHPSHGPQESPPVSIRVTGSVGESGLGTLALALGILGGLGVVALLVGAILWRKRQPRREERKAPESQEDEEERAELNQSEEAEMPENGAGGP; from the exons ATGGAAACTG CCACTGGAATTGTCGATGAGGGGACTTTCCGGTGTCGGGCAACTAACAGGCGAGGGAAGGAGGTCAAGTCCAACTACCGAGTCCGAGTCTACC AGATTCCTGGGAAGCCAGAAATTGTGGATCCTGCCTCTGAACTCACAGCCAGTGTCCCTAATAAG GTGGGGACATGTGTGTCTGAGGGAAGCTACCCTGCAGGGACCCTTAGCTGGCACTTAGATGGGAAACTTCTGATTCCCGATGGCAAAG AAACACTCGTGAAGGAAGAGACCAGGAGACACCCTGAGACGGGACTCTTTACACTGCGGTCAGAGCTGACAGTGATCCCCACCCAAGGAGGAACCCATCCTACCTTCTCCTGCAGTTTCAGCCTGGGCCTTCCCCGGCGCAGACCCCTGAACACAGCCCCCATCCAACTCCGAGTCAGGG AGCCTGGGCCTCCAGAGGGCATTCAGCTGTTGGTTGAGCCTGAAGGTGGAATAGTCGCTCCTGGTGGGACTGTGACCTTGACCTGTGCCATCTCTGCCCAGCCCCCTCCTCAGGTCCACTGGATAAAGGAT GGTGCACCCTTGCCCCTGGCTCCCAGCCCTGTGCTGCTCCTCCCTGAGGTGGGGCACGAGGATGAGGGCACCTATAGCTGCGTGGCCACCCACCCTAGCCACGGACCTCAGGAAAGCCCTCCTGTCAGCATCAGGGTCACAG GCTCTGTGGGTGAGTCTGGGCTGGGTACGCTAGCCCTGGCCTTGGGGATCCTGGGAGGCCTGGGAGTAGTAGCCCTGCTCGTCGGGGCTATCCTGTGGCGAAAACGACAACCCAGGCGTGAGGAGAG GAAGGCCCCGGAAAgccaggaggatgaggaggaacgtGCAGAGCTGAATCAGTCAGAGGAAGCGGAGATGCCAGAGAATGGTGCCGGGGGACCGTAA
- the Egfl8 gene encoding epidermal growth factor-like protein 8 precursor, translating to MGLWAELCISLRGLSFFLVLMTGEGTRGGSFKESLGVCSKQTLLVPLRYNESYSQPVYKPYLTLCAGRRICSTYRTTYRVAWREVRREVPQTHVVCCQGWKKPHPGALTCDAICSKPCLNGGVCTGPDRCECAPGWGGKHCHVDVDECRASLTLCSHGCLNTLGSFLCSCPHPLVLGLDGRTCAGGPPESPTSASILSVAVREADSEEERALRWEVAELRGRLEKLEQWATQAGAWVRAVLPMPPEELRPEQVAELWGRGDRIESLSDQVLLLEERLGACACEDNSLGPSLRG from the exons ATGGGGCTCTGGGCTGAGCTGTGCATTTCCCTACGAGGACTCTCATTCTTCCTGGTGCTGATGACGGGCGAAGGGACCAGAGGAGGATCTTTCAAAGAGAG TTTGGGAGTGTGCTCCAAGCAGACGCTGCTGGTTCCTCTCCGTTACAACGAGTCCTATAGTCAACCGGTGTACAAACCCTACCTGACCTTGTGTGCGGGGAGGCGCATATGTAGCACCTACAG GACCACATACCGTGTGGCCTGGCGGGAGGTGAGGCGGGAGGTACCACAGACACACGTGGTGTGCTGTCAGGGCTGGAAGAAGCCACACCCAGGAGCTCTCACCTGTGATG CCATCTGCTCCAAGCCTTGTCTTAATGGAGGTGTCTGCACTGGACCAGACCGGTGCGAGTGTGCCCCAGGCTGGGGAGGAAAGCATTGCCACGTGG ATGTCGATGAATGCAGGGCCAGCCTTACCCTCTGCTCTCATGGCTGCCTCAACACACTGGGCAGCTTCTTGTGCAGCTGTCCACACCCCCTGGTGCTGGGTCTCGATGGACGCACCTGTGCAGGGGGGCCTCCAGAGTCCCCGACAAGTGCCAGCATCCTCAGTGTGGCAG TTCGGGAAGCAGACAGCGAAGAGGAGCGAGCCCTGAGGTGGGAGGTTGCAGAGCTTCGTGGGCGTCTGGAGAAGCTGGAGCAG TGGGCCACACAGGCTGGGGCCTGGGTTCGAGCAGTGCTGCCCATGCCCCCTGAAGAGCTGCGGCCTGAACAGGTGGCTGAGCTTTGGGGCCGGGGTGACAGAATTGAGTCCCTCAGCGACCAGGTGCTGCTACTGGAGGAAAGACTGGGTGCCT GTGCCTGTGAGGATAACAGCCTGGGCCCAAGCCTGCGTGGATGA
- the Ager gene encoding advanced glycosylation end product-specific receptor isoform b precursor (isoform b precursor is encoded by transcript variant 2) gives MPAGTAARAWVLVLALWGAVAGGQNITARIGEPLVLSCKGAPKKPPQQLEWKLNTGRTEAWKVLSPQGGPWDSVARILPNGSLLLPATGIVDEGTFRCRATNRRGKEVKSNYRVRVYQIPGKPEIVDPASELTASVPNKVGTCVSEGSYPAGTLSWHLDGKLLIPDGKETLVKEETRRHPETGLFTLRSELTVIPTQGGTHPTFSCSFSLGLPRRRPLNTAPIQLRVREPGPPEGIQLLVEPEGGIVAPGGTVTLTCAISAQPPPQVHWIKDGAPLPLAPSPVLLLPEVGHEDEGTYSCVATHPSHGPQESPPVSIRVTGSVGESGLGTLALALGILGGLGVVALLVGAILWRKRQPRREERKAPESQEDEEERAELNQSEEAEMPENGAGGP, from the exons ATGCCAGCGGGGACAGCAGCTAGAGCCTGGGTGCTGGTTCTTGCTCTATGGG GAGCTGTAGCTGGTGGTCAGAACATCACAGCCCGGATTGGAGAGCCACTTGTGCTAAGCTGTAAGGGGGCCCCTAAGAAGCCGCCCCAGCAGCTAGAATGGAAACTG aacacaggaagaactgaagcTTGGAAGGTCCTCTCTCCCCAGGGAGGCCCCTGGGACAGCGTGGCTCGAATCCTCCCCAATGGTTCCCTCCTCCTTCCAGCCACTGGAATTGTCGATGAGGGGACTTTCCGGTGTCGGGCAACTAACAGGCGAGGGAAGGAGGTCAAGTCCAACTACCGAGTCCGAGTCTACC AGATTCCTGGGAAGCCAGAAATTGTGGATCCTGCCTCTGAACTCACAGCCAGTGTCCCTAATAAG GTGGGGACATGTGTGTCTGAGGGAAGCTACCCTGCAGGGACCCTTAGCTGGCACTTAGATGGGAAACTTCTGATTCCCGATGGCAAAG AAACACTCGTGAAGGAAGAGACCAGGAGACACCCTGAGACGGGACTCTTTACACTGCGGTCAGAGCTGACAGTGATCCCCACCCAAGGAGGAACCCATCCTACCTTCTCCTGCAGTTTCAGCCTGGGCCTTCCCCGGCGCAGACCCCTGAACACAGCCCCCATCCAACTCCGAGTCAGGG AGCCTGGGCCTCCAGAGGGCATTCAGCTGTTGGTTGAGCCTGAAGGTGGAATAGTCGCTCCTGGTGGGACTGTGACCTTGACCTGTGCCATCTCTGCCCAGCCCCCTCCTCAGGTCCACTGGATAAAGGAT GGTGCACCCTTGCCCCTGGCTCCCAGCCCTGTGCTGCTCCTCCCTGAGGTGGGGCACGAGGATGAGGGCACCTATAGCTGCGTGGCCACCCACCCTAGCCACGGACCTCAGGAAAGCCCTCCTGTCAGCATCAGGGTCACAG GCTCTGTGGGTGAGTCTGGGCTGGGTACGCTAGCCCTGGCCTTGGGGATCCTGGGAGGCCTGGGAGTAGTAGCCCTGCTCGTCGGGGCTATCCTGTGGCGAAAACGACAACCCAGGCGTGAGGAGAG GAAGGCCCCGGAAAgccaggaggatgaggaggaacgtGCAGAGCTGAATCAGTCAGAGGAAGCGGAGATGCCAGAGAATGGTGCCGGGGGACCGTAA
- the Gpsm3 gene encoding G-protein-signaling modulator 3, producing MEAERPQEEDGEQSLPQDDQGWPPVNATARPWRSAPPSPPPPGTRHTALGPRSGSLLSLQTELLLDLVAEAQSRRLEEQRATFHTPEAPPNLAPAPPRLLEDKEQLYSTILSHQCQRIEAQRSDPPLPPGGQELLELLLRVQGGGRMEEQRSRPPTHTC from the exons AGTCTCCCGCAGGATGATCAGGGATGGCCCCCTGTGAATGCCACCGCTCGGCCTTGGAGAtctgctcctccctcccctcctcctcctggaaCCCGACACACAG CCCTAGGGCCCCGTTCTGGCTCCCTGCTCTCCCTGCAGACTGAGCTCCTTCTGGACCTAGTGGCCGAAGCCCAGTCCCGCCGCCTAGAGGAACAGAGGGCCACCTTCCACACCCCCGAGGCCCCACCAAACctagccccagccccaccccggCTTCTTGAAGACAAAGAACAGCTCTACAGcaccatccttagtcaccag TGCCAGCGGATTGAAGCCCAACGGTCTGACCCGCCCCTTCCCCCCGGGGGGCAGGAGCTTCTGGAGTTGCTGCTGAGAGTTCAGGGTGGAGGTCGAATGGAGGAGCAGAGATCCCGGCCTCCTACACACACCTGCTGA